The following coding sequences are from one Coffea arabica cultivar ET-39 chromosome 11e, Coffea Arabica ET-39 HiFi, whole genome shotgun sequence window:
- the LOC113738890 gene encoding zinc finger CCCH domain-containing protein 17-like, giving the protein MVGTLPPSLQSQPPAASSSLAPAGAAGAGGVVATTTVAATSSGGGGVALAEEEALKRNTDCVYFLASPLTCKKGSECEYRHSDIARVNPRDCWYWLHGNCLNPKCGFRHPPLDGLLGTQMPNPVVTSVPASQPATTPAASVSYASGKQGVPCVFFQKGICLKGDWCPFLHAPNSANNKQSQEAIPASEPPVFKKTFGSLEKGTQDKKITQTSGLKSAELTTQAKPILKVESAPAKKETNNSKRLPPSGVDNELRGYRPVDTANNGNRVSWTTHVQQQQPLQVNDHTTTLNSKDLEEPSREPSPGFDVLVDNELGDSDYYHTEDHFGRSRDHEEMNEYYDGRSGDYGSLLDADRDIYRDSRGYDSYEQLQGQYGWEQRRSSSERMSGVLAYPEQRRYSMADSPDQIDESDLRHHLSKHRRVNGLRSVINHDYPHERPDEQGHQGSRRDLRQDRDRRDSSLSSRLRGRIKIPGASSSPTDVSDLRSDKETERRRERSGLSPGGSQVPSRLRDRIKGKVQEDFNNDGRNNRGLRMRTDMISDNNIDFAAPKSLAELKSSKSADGSDQQSMGKRKYSKIDYQQQAGEDLSFEGPKPLEEILKRKRKSDSVVSGSGMTSQYAEDNSQRKADESSKQVVHFSPSKNDSSLPHKENEEYKLASGVKSVSEGAQSGDSQSLSHGKNGGEVEEGLIVDDATKVREPEAYDHGDEDFDYEQGDGDNYNVDEGENGDAEEEYLDDEDGGDDGDDDDFAKKMGVMY; this is encoded by the exons GGAAGTGAATGCGAGTACCGCCATAGTGACATTGCTAGGGTTAACCCAAGGGATTGCTGGTATTGGTTACATGGGAATTGCTTGAATCCAAAGTGTGGCTTCCGGCATCCT CCTCTTGATGGATTACTGGGAACACAGATGCCAAATCCTGTGGTAACTTCTGTACCTGCTAGTCAGCCAGCTACAACACCAGCAGCATCTGTCTCTTATGCATCCGGTAAACAAGGAGTGCCTTGTGTATTTTTTCAGAAAGGGATTTGTTTGAAAGGTGATTGGTGTCCATTCTTGCACGCACCCAATTCAGCCAACAACAAGCAGAGTCAAGAAGCTATCCCTGCTTCAGAACCTCCAGTATTTAAGAAGACTTTTGGCAGTCTGGAGAAGGGCACTCAGGATAAGAAAATTACTCAAACAAGTGGCCTGAAGTCTGCTGAGTTGACTACTCAGGCAAAACCAATACTTAAAGTTGAGTCTGCTCCTGCAAAGAAGGAAACTAATAACAGCAAGCGTTTACCACCATCAGGTGTTGACAATGAGCTTCGGGGATATAGGCCTGTGGATACTGCTAACAATGGAAACCGAGTCAGCTGGACCACTCATgtgcagcagcagcagccttTGCAAGTAAACGATCATACTACTACGTTGAATAGTAAGGATTTAGAAGAGCCGTCAAGGGAGCCTTCCCCTGGTTTTGATGTTCTGGTGGATAATGAGCTAGGAGATTCTGATTATTACCATACTGAAGATCATTTTGGAAGATCAAGGGATCACGAGGAAATGAATGAATATTATGATGGTCGCTCTGGTGATTATGGTTCATTATTAGATGCTGACCGAGATATATATCGTGATTCACGTGGTTATGATTCATATGAGCAGCTTCAGGGCCAGTATGGCTGGGAGCAGCGTAGATCCTCGTCAGAAAGGATGTCTGGGGTTTTAGCTTATCCAGAACAGAGGCGATATAGTATGGCTGATAGCCCAGATCAAATTGATGAATCGGATTTGAGACATCATTTGTCAAAGCATAGAAGAGTCAATGGCTTAAGGTCAGTCATTAATCATGACTATCCCCATGAAAGACCTGATGAGCAAGGTCACCAGGGCTCTAGAAGGGACCTGCGCCAAGATCGTGACAGACGGGATAGCTCTCTTAGCAGTCGCCTCCGAGGAAGAATAAAGATTCCTGGGGCGTCATCTTCACCAACTGATGTAAGTGATCTGCGGTCTGATAAGGAGACAGAAAGGAGAAGGGAGCGCAGTGGATTATCTCCAGGGGGATCACAGGTTCCTTCTCGGCTTCGAGACAGGATAAAGGGAAAAGTACAAGAGGATTTCAATAATGATGGAAGAAACAATAGAGGTCTGCGCATGAGAACAGACATGATAAGTGACAACAATATTGATTTTGCTGCTCCAAAAAGTCTGGCGGAGCTGAAAAGTAGCAAAAGTGCTGATGGAAGTGATCAGCAATCAATGGGAAAAAGGAAGTACTCAAAGATTGACTATCAACAGCAAGCTGGAGAGGATCTCTCATTTGAAGGGCCAAAGCCCCTAGAAGAGATTTTGAagcgaaaaagaaaaagtgattcAGTGGTATCTGGAAGTGGCATGACTTCTCAATATGCTGAAGACAACAGTCAAAGAAAAGCAGATGAAAGCTCAAAACAGGTAGTTCATTTCTCTCCATCTAAGAATGACTCCAGCCTCCCTCATAAAGAGAATGAAGAATACAAATTGGCATCTGGTGTCAAGAGTGTCTCAGAAGGTGCCCAATCAGGTGACAGTCAGTCGCTGTCCCATGGTAAAAATGGAGGAGAAGTTGAAGAAGGACTGATTGTTGATGATGCTACCAAGGTCCGAGAGCCTGAAGCATATGATCATGGTGATGAAGACTTTGATTATGAGCAGGGGGATGGGGACAATTATAACGTagatgaaggagaaaatggAGATGCTGAAGAAGAATATCTGGATGATGAGGATGGTGGTGATGATGGTGATGATGACGACTTTGCCAAAAAGATGGGTGTAATGTACTAG
- the LOC140021322 gene encoding zinc finger BED domain-containing protein RICESLEEPER 2-like, translated as MSTTDGESNPSCNELEQEGSSGTLPPSPTTQSCEESGFAKKRGEYKKRSKAWDHFHVKHVNGVRHAICKYCDKDIAADPKSHGTTPLNTHVAKCPLNPKNKHTGQATLCLGETETLAGEVKGALISWKFDAEAIRKSLAYMVIVDELPFKHVEGRGFQYMMRTACPSFKIPSRWTISRDCYQLYLDEKTKLKQLLKNNSGRICLTTNSWTSIQRINYMCLTAHFIDNDWKLNKKILNFCPIASHKGTEVGKAIEKCLLEWGVDDILTVTVDNASSNDVAVQYLRGKLQNWGKAVLGGKWTHVRCVAHIVNLIVNDGIKKLGESVDCIRAAVRYVRQSPSRLKKFKECVEIEKIECKRLLCLDVPTRWNSTYLMLDTAQRFERAFERFEEQDPYMLQELENLPTKSDWTNARFLVIFLENFYQLTVKVSGSKYVTSNNFFTDISHIHGILIEMTASDNDELSSMARSMKEKYDKYWGKIEKMNMLIFISSILDPRTKLEYLEFVVCQMYGESDGTTIAGLAKDAMFELFNEYKMLNTPASHASSLSSDSPTSKITFHGHGNASKTITDRYKLEFKKRKMELGGRDAKSELEKYLNEDCEEDDERFDILLWWKANSLRFPILSKVARDVLAVPISTVASESAFSTGGRVLDTFRSSLTPRIVQGLICTQDWLRSSKTELNVEENLEELEAFESVSGFWIVDWSFCIATLLVAEVAVSGLQFLDCGLQLIYDCGSVEFLICSTRATV; from the exons ATGTCTACTACTGATGGTGAGAGTAATCCAAGTTGCAATGAGCTGGAACAAGAAGGATCATCTGGAACTCTTCCTCCTAGTCCTACTACACAAAGCTGCGAAGAATCTGGTTTTGCCAAGAAAAGAGGAGAGTACAAGAAGAGGTCCAAAGCTTGGGATCATTTTCATGTAAAGCATGTGAATGGAGTTCGTCATGCAATTTGCAAGTACTGTGACAAGGACATAGCTGCGGATCCCAAAAGTCATGGTACGACTCCCCTTAATACTCATGTAGCTAAATGTCCTCTAAATCCTAAAAATAAGCACACTGGCCAGGCTACTTTGTGTTTGGGTGAAACTGAAACCTTAGCGGGAGAGGTTAAAGGGGCACTCATAAGTTGGAAATTTGATGCGGAAGCCATTAGAAAAAGCTTAGCTTATATGGTAATTGTTGATGAGTTGCCATTTAAACATGTAGAAGGTAGAGGCTTTCAATATATGATGCGGACTGCTTGTCCATCATTTAAAATTCCTTCGAGATGGACTATTTCTAGAGATTGCTATCAGCTGTATTTAGATGAAAAAACTAAGTTGAAACAACTCTTGAAGAATAACAGTGGCAGAATTTGTTTAACCACAAATTCTTGGACATCCATTCAAAGGATAAACTATATGTGCCTCACTGCCCATTTCATAGATAATGATTGGAAACTGAACAAAAAGATCCTAAATTTCTGTCCTATTGCTAGTCACAAGGGAACTGAAGTTGGTAAGGCCATAGAAAAGTGTCTACTAGAATGGGGAGTTGATGATATCCTAACTGTCACAGTTGACAATGCAAGTTCCAATGATGTAGCTGTCCAGTATTTACGAGGAAAGCTTCAAAATTGGGGAAAAGCTGTGTTAGGGGGGAAATGGACTCATGTGAGGTGTGTAGCTCACATAGTGAATCTAATTGTTAATGATGGCATCAAAAAACTTGGGGAATCAGTTGATTGTATCAGGGCAGCAGTTAGATATGTTAGACAGTCACCTTCTAGATTGAAAAAATTCAAGGAGTGtgttgaaattgaaaaaattgaatgCAAAAGATTGCTCTGTTTAGATGTACCTACTAGGTGGAATTCTACATATCTAATGCTAGACACAGCTCAAAGGTTTGAGCGAGCTTTTGAGAGGTTTGAGGAGCAGGATCCTTATATGCTTCAAGAGTTAGAAAATCTGCCAACAAAATCTGATTGGACAAACGCTAGATTCttggtgatttttttggaaaacttttATCAGCTAACTGTGAAGGTTTCTGGTTCCAAATATGTgacttcaaataattttttcactGATATTAGTCACATTCATGGCATTTTAATTGAAATGACAGCAAGTGATAATGATGAATTGAGTTCAATGGCAAGATCAATGAAGGAGAAATATGATAAGTATTGGGGAAAGATTGAAAAGATGAATATGCTGATTTTTATTTCCTCCATTCTTGATCCTCGAACTAAACTTGAATACCTTGAATTTGTGGTTTGTCAAATGTATGGTGAGTCCGATGGTACAACAATAGCTGGCCTTGCAAAAGATGCAATGTTTGAGCTGTTTAATGAATACAAGATGCTCAACACACCTGCCTCTCATGCTTCTTCACTTTCAAGTGATTCTCCAACGAGTAAAATTACATTTCATGGACATGGGAATGCCTCTAAAACAATCACTGATAGGTACAAGTTGGAgtttaagaagagaaaaatggaactTGGGGGTAGGGATGCAAAATCTGAATTAGAGAAGTATTTGAATGAGGATTGTGAGGAAGATGATGAGAGATTTGATATCTTGTTATGGTGGAAGGCCAATAGCCTTAGATTCCCAATCCTTTCCAAAGTTGCTCGTGATGTGTTAGCAGTCCCAATTTCTACCGTGGCCTCCGAATCTGCTTTTAGTACCGGAGGTCGTGTTCTTGATACATTTAGGAGTTCTTTGACTCCTAGAATTGTGCAAGGTTTAATATGTACTCAAGATTGGCTTCGGTCCTCCAAGACAGAATTAAATGTAGAAGAAAATCTGGAAGAGCTTGAAGCCTTCGAATCTG TTTCTGGATTCTGGATTGTGGATTGGAGTTTCTGTATTGCAACTCTTCTTGTGGCTGAAGTTGCAGTTTCTGGATTGCAGTTTCTGGATTGTGGATTGCA ATTGATTTATGATTGTGGATCAGTGGAATTTCTGATTTGTAGCACCAGGGCAACAGTGTGA
- the LOC113718989 gene encoding LOW QUALITY PROTEIN: uncharacterized protein (The sequence of the model RefSeq protein was modified relative to this genomic sequence to represent the inferred CDS: deleted 2 bases in 1 codon; substituted 1 base at 1 genomic stop codon) encodes MATEFNRFAFLIPYFQVLCLANAVSFQITRFTPDLSAILYRGDAIASVGEIEFNNVDYLYQGLAFFLAPVGFQIPPNSGGGFLGLFNTSTIDSSDNPIVLIEFDSYANPEWDPPFEHVGINNNSITSSITTSWNASLRREDPADAWIIYNSSTKNLSVFWSYGSSPNSSISYQINLKEILPQWAAVGFSAATCPYVERHTLESWEFSSNLDIAKTRGSKAKKIGLVADLTAAGAILIVGRLIKRGQDFSGWKVSTESMIRLLEDPEQQYQLYLEKEREKDQSDDEERPSDEEGEVEGGLFENTNISDSQGKVDEIDSQGSKKESLXSVKKVIVQTLKENKKKKSKDKAASKKSKHNMEEKNIAGSKTNKREPDNKSVTLPSFDEFFIKEFKLIGTQLIFCITSLYTHMPTSFIPVEVAKNMKRVSGMLQALGSLIHKVTSANEGLREVIYGIETAERRKRRFIELRRPRMGCLQNLKHLQEKISLPSFSEDYQIRSFCLQTSFLVFCTASTSAKLHVEGIAPLELLVIDEAAQLKECESAIPLQIPGIRHAILIGDEKQLPAMVQSQICEKANFGRSLFERLVMLGHQKHLLNVQYRMHPSISLFPNREFYAKLIMDGPNVKDGKYKKHFLEGSIFGSYSFIDINPGKEQFDDKHSRKNLVEVYVVAEIIANLHKRSLISKQKLRVGCISPYKAQVSAIQEKLGQKYSTDTGSDFSVNVRSVDGFQGGEEDVIIISTVRCNGGGSVGFLSNHQRTNVALTRARHCLWILGNSATLVNSHSIWKKLVLDTKARGCFHNARDSKILVQAISSALIELGQFDNLLSTDSVLFKTARWKVCLSCHTKVCFSDDFSKSLARIRDPEICKEVLSLLVKLPSGWRQPPSDTSRIE; translated from the exons ATGGCCACTGAATTCAATAGATTTGCTTTCTTGATTCCCTACTTCCAGGTTCTTTGCTTGGCCAATGCCGTTTCATTTCAGATAACTCGGTTTACTCCTGATTTAAGCGCCATACTCTATCGAGGAGATGCAATAGCTTCAGTTGGAGAAATTGAATTCAACAATGTTGATTATCTTTATCAG GGGCttgctttctttcttgctcCTGTTGGTTTTCAAATCCCACCAAACTCGGGCGGTGGATTTCTAGGATTGTTTAATACCAGCACAATTGATTCCTCCGACAACCCAATAGTTTTGATTGAATTTGATTCGTATGCAAATCCAGAATGGGATCCTCCTTTTGAACATGTTGGTATCAACAATAATTCAATTACTTCCTCTATAACCACGTCCTGGAATGCCAGCTTGCGCAGGGAAGACCCTGCTGATGCTTGGATTATCTACAATTCTTCTACGAAAAATCTGAGTGTTTTCTGGAGTTATGGATCAAGTCCTAACTCTAGTATTTCTTATCAGATAAATTTGAAGGAGATTCTTCCTCAATGGGCTGCAGTTGGATTTTCAGCTGCCACATGTCCGTATGTTGAAAGACACACACTTGAATCATGGGAGTTTAGCTCGAACCTCGATATAGCAAAGACGCGTGGGAGTAAAGCAAAGAAAATTGGATTAGTTGCAGACTTAACAGCAGCTGGAGCAATCTTGATTGTGGGTAGATTAATA AAAAGGGGGCAGGACTTTTCTGGGTGGAAAGTCAGTACTGAATCTATGATACGGCTGCTTGAAGATCCTGAGCAACAGTATCAGCTGTATTTggagaaagagagggaaaaggatcaaagtgatgatgaagaacgTCCCAGTGATGAGGAGGGTGAGGTGGAAGGAGGACTATTTGAAAATACTAATATAAGTGACAGCCAGGGCAAAGTGGACGAGATTGACAGTCAAGGCTCAAAAAAAGA AAGCCTATGATCTGTTAAGAAAGTTATTGTTCAAACTTTAAAGgagaacaagaagaaaaaatcaAAGGACAAAGCAGCTTCTAAGAAATCGAAGCACAACATGGAGGAGAAAAATATTGCTGGTAGCAAGACAAACAAAAGAGAGCCAGACAATAAGTCGGTTACTCTTCCGTCATTTGATGAGTTTTTTATCAAGGAATTTAAATTGATTGGGACTCAGCTAATATTTTGTATAACAAGCTTGTACACCCACATGCCTACATCTTTCATTCCAGTGGAGGTAGCAAAGAATATGAAAAGGGTTTCTGGCATGCTACAAGCTCTTGGATCTTTGATACATAAGGTCACTTCTGCTAATGAAGGGCTAAGAGAAGTCATCTATGGAATTGAAACTgcagaaagaaggaaaagacgCTTCATTGAATTGCGAAGGCCTAGAATGGGATGCCTGCAAAACCTGAAACATCTTCAAGAAAAAATCTCTCTTCCAAGCTTCTCTGAAGATTATCAAATTAGAAGCTTCTGTTTACAGACATCTTTCTTGGTCTTTTGTACTGCTTCAACCTCAGCTAAGTTGCATGTGGAAGGAATAGCACCGCTGGAATTATTGGTCATTGATGAAGCTGCACAGTTGAAGGAATGCGAGTCCGCTATACCCCTTCAGATACCTGGTATCCGCCATGCTATACTTATTGGAGATGAGAAACAACTACCAGCAATGGTTCAAAGCCAG ATATGTGAGAAGGCCAACTTTggaagaagcttatttgaaaGGCTAGTGATGTTAGGACATCAAAAGCACCTTCTCAATGTCCAGTACAGGATGCATCCATCGATCAGCTTATTTCCAAATAGGGAGTTCTATGCAAAGCTAATAATGGATGGTCCCAATGTGAAGGATGGAAAATACAAGAAGCACTTCCTGGAAGGGTCCATTTTTGGATCATACTCATTCATTGACATCAACCCTGGTAAAGAGCAGTTTGATGACAAGCATAGTAGGAAAAATCTCGTGGAGGTTTATGTAGTTGCCGAGATCATTGCTAACCTTCATAAAA GGTCTCTCATTTCAAAGCAGAAGCTCCGTGTTGGCTGCATATCACCCTACAAAGCTCAAGTTTCTGCAATTCAGGAAAAACTTGGCCAGAAATATAGTACGGACACAGGCAGTGACTTCTCTGTTAATGTTCGTTCTGTCGATGGATTTCAAGGAGGGGAAGAAGATGTAATAATTATTTCAACAGTGCGGTGTAATGGGGGTGGATCAGTTGGCTTCCTTTCCAACCATCAAAGGACTAATGTGGCTCTCACTCGAGCGAG GCACTGCCTTTGGATACTGGGAAATAGTGCAACCCTCGTGAATAGTCACTCCATTTGGAAGAAACTAGTATTGGACACAAAGGCTCGGGGTTGTTTCCATAATGCTAGAGATAGCAAGATCTTGGTTCAAGCAATTTCTTCTGCCTTAATTGAGTTAGGCCAATTTGATAACCTACTCAGTACCGACTCAGTGCTGTTCAAAACAGCGAGGTGGAAAGTATGTCTCAGTTGTCATACTAAA GTTTGCTTCAgcgatgatttttcaaaatcacTTGCAAGAATTCGGGATCCTGAGATCTGCAAGGAAGTTCTTTCTCTTCTAGTGAAGCTTCCGAGCGGCTGGCGCCAGCCTCCAAGTGACACTAGTAGAATTGAGTAG
- the LOC140021445 gene encoding ras-related protein Rab5-like — MALAGNKADLEDKRQVTTEDAKLFADQNGLIFMETSAKVETNIKELFFKIATTLAAQPVHAECVINLGDPCPAAEPSKSLSNDHHHSKQAINRRTTDSTIH; from the exons ATGGCACTCGCTGGTAATAAAGCGGATTTGGAGGATAAGAGACAAGTTACTACAGAG GATGCAAAGCTTTTTGCTGATCAAAATGGTCTGATTTTCATGGAGACTTCTGCCAAGGTTGAGACCAACATCAAGGAacttttctttaaaatag CAACGACGCTCGCAGCTCAACCTGTTCATGCCGAGTGTGTTATAAACCTTGGAGACCCCTGTCCAGCAGCAGAACCATCAAAGTCATTGAGTAATGATCATCATCACAGCAAGCAAGCCATAAACAGGCGAACAACTGATTCCACAATTCATTAG